TTCTAACATTTGATTGAAAAACCAtacctgctttttaaaattagTGATCATAACTGAAGTGATTCATTGATTACTTGACAATGATCAAATCTATTAACCTCTAAACCTGTTCCTCAAGCAAAATCTGTTGGCAGGTTTGTAGGCTGGTAAATTCCTTGGGTTTAACCGCAGGTAAAGGGTGTGTGCCATCAGGGCAGGAAAGAATTTGAATATTGTGGTTACGTTTTACGTCTCACAGAGGGAGCATGCAACAGCCACAATAATGTGTTTTCGTATTTCTTCAGTGTCTGCTGCCAAAATGGTGTCTGAAGGAAGCTCCTTCATGAAAGGGATGTCCATGGGAGGCCTCTTCTGCTTGGTGCTATCGCTCCTGAGCAGTTTCAGCCCCAGTCCGAAGACCAGCACAGAGGagcaccaccaccatcatcacgtCAAGGCCCCGAGTAAAGACGAGTTGAAAGAGCTCTCTGACGCTCAGATGCAGGAGTTGAGCAAACAAGTCCAGGTTTATTGCGTCGTCATGGTCCAGCCAAAGTTGATTGTTTATTGGGCGGCAGCGCTAGACACCTGGAGCAAGCACTGTGATAAGTCTGTGTTTTACACCTCAGAGGACTCTAAGGCACTGGAAGCAGTAGACCTGAATGAAAAAGATGACTGGGCGAGGTTACGTAAGGCTCTGAAGCATGCTTATGAGAACGCTGGAGACCTGCGCTGGTTCTTTTTGGCGCAACCCACCACGTTTGCCATCATCGAGAACCTCAAATACCTGGTGCTCACTAAGGATCCCAGCGAACCCTTCTACCTGGGCAACGTTATGAAGTCAGGCGAGCTGGAGTATGTGGACTATGAGAGTGGCATTGTTCTCAGCTACGAAGCTCTGAAAAGGCTGGTGCATGTTTTACAGGATGAAGACAAATGTCCCGAGAGAGGACGAGCCCTGTGGAAGATGAATGATGACAAGCAGCTGGCAGTGTGTCTCAAATACACCGGTGTGTTTGCAGAGAATGGAGAAGACACACATGGGAAGGGCCTGTTTAACAGCAAGAGCGTCCACACCCTGATATCAGACAGCATGAAGGAGAACCCCAATAACGTGTTGGAGGGCTGTTGCTCCGACATGGCAGTCACATTTACTGGGATGTCACCAGGTCAGATGCAGGTTATGATGTTCGGAGTTTACAGACTCCGTCCTTACGGCCACGATTTCCAAGACGCGTTAGCCTTTTACCCTCCTGAAGGTTCAGACAATGACTAGAGACTCATTCCTTGAAACTGAATAtggctttttttaattttttcatctATAATGGCAAAGCTAGGTTTGGGGAGATAGTTTTCTTATGCTGTTGGTAAAACTTGATTCTGAGTTGGAACAACTcttttatgtatatttgtacCTTTTGCACTTGGCACAATCAGCACCCCATTTCTTTATGGTGTAGGTGAACAGTCGATGGGTGTGTCGTCCTTTTGAATGAAGATAGAACTGGGAAATAGAACAAAACCTCCAGATAATACAAATTATCTGGAGGTTTTGGGTATTGTCATTTGTTATGTAtctaaaatgtttgtctttttgtcgtCTTAAAGCTGCATTAGTTGTTAAATAACACTGTTTTGAAactatttaattgttttaagtGCTTTGCTCTCTTTATTATGAATTAATATCTGTGAGAATACAAACTAAagcttttttaaagattttactgAAATACCAGTCAATATTATATCAAACATGCCGGAGCCTTGCCCAATTGATAGTGAAGTTTCATTTTCTTACTATGGTATGCTGGGTTTTATCCACATATGAAGAACTTCACAGCTAAACTACTTTTTtgtgaaagtaaataaaatcaatatatgGGTTATCTTTATTAAGGTGAACAAACATTGCTACCATTTTATATTCTGCCTTAATTACCAGGGGTAGTAGTGGATTGCCAGATTGCAGTGGTGGAATGTAATTAAGTACCTTTGCAATTATATATTAAGTATTTCTACTTTCCCATCAACAAAGTGATAGTATCAAATAATACAATACTCTGAAACAAGCTTTTCCACACCataaatacttttatatttgaGACTTGAATTTGTATGCAGGACTAATATTTAGAGTATTTTTAGATTCCAGTATCTTGAgttcttcttccaccactggTTATTTCCTCGCACGTAGTCTATGGAACTGTTTTAATGGCAGGTTTTATTGATACCCTATTCAAATATGCATGTTTAATTATATCAAAGGTTAATAACACTACTGACTGTGAGGGATCATTTACATCACCCTCATTGACATAAAGGGTGTGGAAGGGTAAATATTAGAAACATGTCTAGAATAAAACACATAGCAGTTTAACAAGCTACAACTGCTCTGAAACTAACGAAGATAGATCAACACAACTTTAACATTATTTTAGGTTTTGTATTTGGACAATTGTATTTCACTCCAGTAGTGAATGTTTATTAATTGGCGACTCAGATAATTGAACACATCCCAATTTAAGCTGTCAGTCATTGTTTAACTTGACAAAAGCAGTAAAGACTTGCACTGACAGTTCTTAAACAAACACTTTCTTGTTGGCACTGCAGATAACGTTATTATATAAATGACTTGTCATGTATATTGTTAGATTCAGATATTAAAACCACAGGCCACACAATAACATGAGCATCTTTAATTGGAtccaatgcaaaaaaaaaaaagatctttctCTTATTTGTGCATAATGGCGATTTGATTCAGAGCCTCCAGCAGGTTACACGGCTAAGTCCATAGGTGTAAACAGTTGACTGGCAGCTCATGCCCCACTGTCAAGAGCGTCATGGTGTCcggtggaggggagggagggagggcttGTGTGTGCCGATGTCATCATTTATACGTCTTCATGTGCCACAGTCCATCGTTCAGATAGTGAACGTTCTCAATTCCGATTCCCTTGTTGACTTTTTCTCTATATATGcggataaaaacacagattaagATTGTGCATCACAAGAGCAGCAAAGTAAATATTGAGTCTATAAAATGCTTAAAAGTCTTACATGCTTTCCGCAGACATCTTCATAACGCCAACACACAGTGCATGTTGTTTACCCTCAGCCATTATGGCCTGCGTCCACTCGTtaaagaaaaactttaaatgtatttggttGTCACAGTATCACCTCAATGCATCGGGTggtcacacattttaatattgtacCAATGTGAAAGGAACCAATCAGAGTGAATGCGAGTGTGTAagagagacaaagtgaaagagtgctgcacacagctctaaAATGGAGCAACAGTGCAAAATCTTAAGTTAAGAGTTAAGTttttatgagaagtgtaaaacaAGTTCACTTGGAAACTATGGCCAAGGTGTTTATGTaattaatatgaaatatttacagtacTACTTGATCGtttgaaaattatttaaaatgtaaaaaacattttctttgcaAAAATGCCCAAACTCCACTGGTACCGACTTCTGAAATGCAGATCTTTTTTCTGTATTCTATGATGATGAACTCAACATTTTGGGGGTTTTGACTTTTGATGTCATAACAAAATCAATAGGAATATATTAATTTGGACTTAAGGGAGCAACATCTGAATATTTCACAATTTTCTGCAATTTTATCAGTGAATTACTAAAAACAATTGTCAGACATAAAAAATGATGGAAATACTGGTTCCAACGTTACAGTATTGTAGAATAATATAAGACAAGTTTACAACAAGGAGTCTCGTTTTAACAAAATACTAAAACGATGAAGAATGGAAGACCCACTGTAGTTGATATCGTATTTCAATGGTGCAACAAATCTGTAATATATTAAATTACGTTGACAGAAAAGGAGTAAAAGGGAATAAACTAGGGCACTGATTCTCAAACTATGGTACACGTACCAACAGTGGTACGCaagcatttttttcttattagGAATAAACCTTCATCTTGCGTGAACTGTCTCTAGCTGAATAGGTTAGGCCTACGCTACTGTATTTTAACGTTGGTCATAACAGTAGTACATGGAGAGCCTAATATTTTCTGAAGTGGTACATGGTGTAAAAGGTTTGAGGGGTTACGGAGTAGTTGCCCTATTGGAGTTCAGGCCTTGCCCAAGATGTGCAGCATCATGTACCAAAGGATACAACTACTGTCGTGGCTTCAGAAGGGTAGAGCTTCGCGCCTGGTGACGTCAACCCGGGGCACATGATGTTGGCACCACTTAAGACAAATTTAATGGCTCCTTTGTCTACTTGCTGGTGGGGAAGAATGAAGGGAtctatgaaatgaaaaaggagtTAGTGATCAGTGGGAGAATATTGTAATGTAACAGTTAACAAGCTGGCATTTGAAGAATTTACATTTATGCAACAGTCTGAGGGTCGGATAGAATggtccatctctctgtctgaagAAAAGCAGCTCTCCATTCACTGTCAGGATTTCAATGTGCTCATggctggaagagaaaaaaataaagaaatctacatcattcactgtaaaaaaagaaaaaagatatcCCGTATGAAACACAGATGAGAAAAAACACTAAGTCGTACCATCTCACTATTTTCACTGGGTCCTTTTTGGGCATTATGTGATTGAGCCATGACTCGATATCAGGAAACTGGTTCAACAGCTGCTTTTTGATATCTTTAATCACTGACGTTTTCAGCTGGATGCAGTTCGACACATTCTCCTTCTCATCAAATCTGAAACAAAAGGACAAGACATGTGAGGTAAAGGCCATGACATGCGTGAGATGTAGGTGAGAGCTGCGGAAAAAGTTAAATGGACCTTTACAAAAAGATTACTTTGCCCGACGAATTTTGTTGTATTGCGGTTTTTGAAGACTATAacaatatcaaacatttaacGATTCCATATTATGGAATCCTGATTTTTATAGCCAATATCaacacctgaaaacactgaGGAGGTTGTGCGTTTACTCTTTTTTTGTCTATAAAGATTATTTTGGCATTACACTGAATTCAAGTGACGACTACAGCAACTGGTCATTTttgattttacattaaataaaagttgatAAGCTTGTAGTATTTTGTGCATTGATACAGATTAACGCACCAGCACAGCTCTTCTGTGATTTAGgaaaaatattataatacatataatactTACAAATAGTACGAGATGTATACACTACGTATACACTAAAACATCATCCTTGGGGACAATGGAGGCTCCATGATTGAAGACTTTTTACTGCAAAAAAAGTGCATTTGCTGATAGAGCTATTACAGAGTTGAATACGAAACTTCAACTTGAGGTATTTTTCAAACTATGGTTGTGATACTTCCCTTTGGGTAAAAGCTCTAAATACTTCACTACCACTGTAATGTAATGAGGAGGTTCTTACAGGAAGGAGTTTCAGTCAGTGATCATGCATTGAAAGAGCTACGTGAATCTCCGCTGGTGTACAgaggtttctgtttgtttcctgttgtcTTTGAATGATGCGACATAATTCTGATTATATGATGCAAGTCGGTGCTGAATGACACAGAAACGTTCAGTTTCTTATCTGCTTCACATCAAATGCAATAACAGAGGATTTCACAAAATATAACTATTCATGTCCACTCGTCTAATCGACTTCAGTCAAAATCTAAATCGGTCTCAAAAACACGACTTCTGATCAGTTAGCATTAGCCACCTAGCTGCGGCTAGCTAACGCTATAAGGTGGAAATAATCAACAACGTACTTTTTAAACATCCTCGTTCTTCACCGTGGCCGTTTTCCTCCAAGGTGACAAAGCTGGTCCGCGCGAACTGTGTCAGACTGAATGCgataaacacaggtaaacacagaaAGTGAACGTCCTCCACTCAGAAGAGCTACAGCAGATCCACGCCTGTTCAACGGACAAGGGCCAGCATCTGTCGGACGATTGCGTCATTTTACGACAGTTTGTGGCTTGACACGGCAGATCAAAACATTCAGGTCCtgataataaagtaaaatagaaaattaaagTCGATTATAATTCACATTGCACAGcctcaattttatttttattattttttaacgTAACTTTATTACGTACAGCCAAGGGTAAAGTTAAACGTagaataataaacattaaatcaaatgtgtACATATAGATAtagaaacattttatatattaaaacataCGTCACAAAGCTCAAACATATTCAaaggtattttttatttttttattttttattttttattacattttcgATTATGACACAAAATGTATAGTTTAGTGTGGGATTTTGTTGAGattattgaatttgaatgtttgaTTATGATGCGATATCCGGggaaattcatttgttttagcGGTACATAGTCAAATGACTTAgacaagagaacatgtgaaagtataaaatagaataagtaggcaatccattttttttaaatagaaatacagagagtatgtacataatatacaccttcCACGACAGATGTAAATGGTATTTGTCGAGGCACATACTCAGGTAAAGTGCagtagatatttatttatttattttggtatAATTTCACTAAATAGTTGTATATAGTTATACTACATATACTATATAGTTATACGtatataataaatgtatgaCTATATAGGTACgaattgaaaatatatatggACTACAGTATATAGTTTACAATATATAAttattctaaatttaaaaaaatctgtgtaactatgacgtgtgtttgtgtattatacattttaacttttaattgtttgtgtgtattttaaaagtgatgttgtctttgagcattgttaaatgtgttaaacaATTACAATttatcattataataattataataattataatcattataattattataattattattatgtttagcTCGATGGTAAATTCACAGCCAGAAAAACGTTGTTGTAGCGCCATCTAGTGTCCAGAGCTCGTACAGCACAGTGGTCGgttcaagaagaaaaaaaacatgcttgtGCAAAAAGTACTTTTGTACAAAGTACTTCCGGTGAGGTCACAGAGCAGCTTCTCATGAGCCTTCTCTCCTCGTGTTTACTTGCGGGTGTTTCACAGTAATCTGCGGGTATTTCTCTGCGGTGGCTTCGTTTAATGTGTAAACAAGAAGAATAAGAGTTAAACGGCCGCTCGAGCTGAAGCGCTCACACTGAACGAGTCCACAACGCGGCGAGAGCACAGAGGCGAGAAGAGGAAGCAGTAGCCGACCATCTTTCTTCTGCTGCCAGCAATAACAAGAAAGAGACGGAGCTAGCTCCAAGTGGAGCTGAGGACTTTACTGTCTCATCTCATCCAGTCTCACGAGTCGACCGTCCCCGGGCTGTGGTGCTTTCACGCTCCCGGACACcgagctcctcttcctccctccggCGAGCCTGGAAGTTTCGGATCAAGAAGACTGGCTGCTAAGAATCAGAATTCCCGTTTTTTCATGTTTCCAACAGGTTTATCTTCCCCTAATCCCCCACCACCGCCAACCCAGGAGGCAAGACCCGCGGCCACTGATGTCAAGGCGGACAGCGGCAACATCACATCCCcgaagaagaggaaaataaacgGCTCCGAGAGGGAAGAGGCTGCTGACACcatctccccttctcctccgAAGACCCtgaattcctcctcctcctcctcctcctgctgctctcccaCTGCGCTGCACATCCAGAAGAAGTTGAGGTTTGAGGATTCAGTGGATTTCATTGGACTGGATGTGAAAATGGCTGAGGaggctgctgccgccgccgccgccgcttcATGCTCCAATAACAAAAGCAAAGCCGGGTTCCTGCCCGGTGGAACGGGGCACCACGCGAACGGACTGACCAAAAGCACCGGCTCCGGCACCTTCTCCAACAGTAAACCCGGTGCTGCCAAGAAACTAGTCATCAAGAACTTCAAAGGTAGCAGATCCACTGTGGATGATGGGACTCAGTCCCCAAAACAGTCAATGACAACGATATACAACTGTTTACAAGTGAAACTATCACCCACCACAAGTGTCAAATCTGGATATTAGACATGATAGTTGGTTGGTAGTTACCATTTATTGGTTGAATTCTAAATATGATTGATTTGGAGAACTTAGATGAGAGGATCAATCACCAGTGTTACTTAGAATTAGGGCCGGGCAATACAACAATACCAATATTTACTGCAATATGATTTTCATccatagcaatataacaaaggttcaatatacaGTGATATATTTCTTATGCCTAATCGTGCAAACAGTCAGGAGGTGTAACGTATATTTATGAAACGATGAGCAGTTTTTCAAgggtttgtcattctctgctcataaagaataATTTATAATCACAGCCTTCACTCGGGGACAAAGATCAGgcttaaaacaaaacagtgacatTTATGGAGATAATTATCGATATAGGCTCGTGACCATTTTTATCTTTGTATAATTTTTGACCCTATCGTCCAGCCTTCCTGTGATATATGGTCGCAACTAAGTTATTCTCATTGCctgttattttctcaattaatcaTTTAGAAGGCAGATGCATGTAATAATTTCTCACAGTCCGAGGTGATTTTTCCCACAAGCAGTCTAAATAAActgaacacattcattttaCGGTGGTCAACTATCATTTGATTATTAGAATAGCTTGCGATTGATTTCCTAACAAGTTTCTGATCAATGCAGCTCGTAGGAGGTCATGAATATGTCCAAAAATATAGATCTAACTAAGTTGCACATATTTTTGATCAGTCAGTTTGGTATCTATGCTGTGACATACATTTTTGAACTATTTGGACTGTCACAACATTCATAGACTTACACTGCAGCTAACTATTATGAGCTGTCACGAAGTATTTTCAGTATAAATGAACAAGCAGTTAGGTAGAGGCCATGACACATGCTTCTCTGTCCTTGCTCGTCATTATAACATTAATTAGAATTttaaagaagttaaaaaaaaaatatgtgcagAAAATTGTCATTGAAATAACTATTAAAATTCCATTTAAATCATGGTATATACAGTAAGTACAAATCCAGGCGATAATACTGTGTAACATAcagatttaaattatttatacgTTGGAAAAAAAGTATACAAAAAAGCATGTTTTGGCTAATCCAGTAAAGTTGATACTTAAAAACACAGTTGCATACTCACCGATTTTGCTAAATCGCCTGAGCGGTCTAATGCAAGAAATGGCTGCATGTTATTGACAAATTGATATTATCTCGTGgtataaacaaaaaataatcacTCCCTGTACAATCACCCTAAATGCAAAAGTCTGACTTTTTGTCAACATCACTCATCACTCACGCATCTTAAAATAGCTCCACTGACACCGGTGACACAGCGTGACGGTTCATGGACCTCCGCTGTGAGATGTTCGAGGCCTGCAGGAGTCGACAGCGTTGCttgaacattttgtgtttggttgtttctCGCAGAAAAACCCAAGTTGCCGGAGAACTACACGCAGGAGACCTGGCAGAAGCTGAAGGAGGCAGTGGAGGCCATACAGAACAGCACTTCAATCAAGTACAACCTAGAGGAGCTCTACCAGGTATTTGTGCAGCACGCCTCGTCTGTGGATCGTGTTCGTATCTTTCACTGACGTATTTTCTCGTCCTCTCAGGCTGTGGAGAACCTGTGCTCCCATAAGATTTCTGCCAAGCTTTACAAACAGCTGAGGGCCGTGTGTGAAGACCACATCAAGGCACAGATTGAACAGTTCAGAGAATATCCTTTACCCATTCAGTTCCTCCCTAGTTTCAGTCACTGAGTCTCATCAGGTGTTTACTTATTTTGGTCAACTGTTGATCATTCACGAGATCTTTTGCCTTAACCCCGCTCTCACGGATTCCCTGGACAGCGTGCTGTTCCTTAAGAAAATTGACAAGTGCTGGCAAGATCACTGCAGACAAATGGTGAGTTGTTTAACCTCAGTAAGTCGAGTGGTAGTTCGTAGCCGTGTCCCTTGAAAGTCAGTTAACATAACGTCACTTTCCATGAAGTTTAGTTTGTGACTTAGTTTTCATGTTTAAAGGGGTATTCCAACGATATAGCGTTACACTGTGAGAGACACGATGAAGGAACAGTCAAAGTAAAAGTAGCAGGAGCCGAGTTATTCCTCGTTTTTTGAACATGCTCAATAGGGTCGGTCATTAGCTCCTCCCTGCCTGGTAAATAGACAACTTCACCAGGCTGGATGTTGACGAGCCAATGACGTTCTGTTTGTGATGCGTTTAGGAATATCCCAGCCACATCTGCCCGTCACGTTAAACAGTGGGACTAACTGTAGAGTATAAATGATTGAAGAGAAGATGGATAAATGAAGAATTGCATCAGCATCTTGTTGGACAGCGATTCCCCCATCACTGGCAGAAAGAAATactttttaatgtcacattgtCAAGAGTCTCACCTCATAAAACTTCTTACAGGGCTGTATTATAATTGAGAAATACATGTAGGACTTGGTTTGACATTTGCAAGAACTTCCCAAAATCCAAAAGAGATCAATGTCAGTGTGAATATTGGGATTGTAGTTTGATCTGTCAGCAGCTGGAAACCTGACGTGACTGCTCCTGTTTGTAACTCAGGCTGGTTGTTAAATAAGTtacgttttttttctctaaaagcTCCTAAACAAGAGTATTTCTCCCTGTGACATGTAAACTGAGCTTGATATGTTAAATCTGTGGAGTAcccctttaaattaaataagaagatgttaaaagaagaatgtcaGTGGTGTTTCCTGCTCATTTTGTCATTGTTTCACAGATCATGATTAGGagtatatttttgtttttggacCGCACCTATGTTTTACAAAACTCAATGCTGCCATCAAtctggtgagtgagtgagtgatcCCTGGTGTTAATTCTTGTGTAATAGTAGGAGTCAGATTTCTGTCAAAGTGGGTGTTGAACAGGCTCATGTGCTCCACAGGGACATGGGTCTGGAGCTGTTCAGGTTCTACATCATCAGTGATCTGAAGGTCCAGAGTAAAACCATCGACGGGATTCTGCTGCTCATTGAGAGGGAGCGAAACGGAGAGGCGATAGACCGGAGTCTGCTGAGGAGCCTGCTGAGCATGCTCTCTGACCTGCAGGTAACTGACAGTGGACCATCACATTATTATCCCAACTAATGATTCAGACGTTAGTTAATGAATCTGTTAGATCACTTGGATTTCATCTTTGTCCAGTAGAAAGGTGAAGTTATGGCAGCTGTGTTGTTGGTGATGATCACCTGTGTACTGTGTCAGTTCTCTGTCACATGTTCTTTCTGTCGTTGACAGATTTATCAAGACTCCTTTGAGCAGCGCTTCTTGGAAGAAACTAATCGCCTGTACtctgcagagggacagaggctgatgcaggagagagaggtgatTTATGTGTTCCTGATGCTCTGCgacagtttgttttttgctggtgggaaaaaaaagttctcATTTCAGTCCCAACTTGGCCAAATTTAGACAACTATTCTAATAATTGATTAATCTAGTCAAGCAAACACACCAACCATTCTCTAATTTCAGGCTGTCAAACATGATTTGAAGCCTTCCTTTGCTGTTACTATTTGTAAACTTAATTTATTTGAGATTTAGACTGgtagacaaataaaacaagccAAGTTGGTCTTAACTGTTCATATTGGGCTCTGGGTAATTGTAATgtaaatttaacttttttctgacatttaaaggTCAATGGTTAGTTGCATACAAATTTATGATATTTCCAGTGCAGCTGCACTGTAATTAAAAGGcatcaaaacaacagaaacaactcAGCATGTTGTCATGATGTTGAAAAATATCGATTCCAAccacaaagacaaatgtttcaTAGAagaggtaaaaacacaaacatatccACTTCTCATAACTGCAGTACAAGAAAGCGgcacaataaatatttttttgaatgaagttgttttaaaaaataaaaataaacatttactttattaaaataagcataaaaaaacattcacattgcAACTTGTAGATTTGTATACATACTGGCGCACTAAACTGAGACATATTTTACTCTTTACCTATATCATCACTGGGCTTGATGTTTTCCCCGCAGGCTGTAAAAAagttttgttgatgtttgtgaAGCAAAATGGGGAATTTATTTTTGAGATACAGCATATTAAGATTTAGCCTCATGAAGAAATTGTGCAGTTATTGCAATCTATATTTACGCATGCAATAAACAGCTTATTAAATGTTAGTgctaaatgtaaaatacataacATGACATTTGTTTATCCAAGGAAATGAGAATGAGCAAATACCATCTCTTAAACTTCTACTATCCAAACAGTAATATCAGAATTTAGTATATCATAGATGGGTAACTTGAGTAATACTTAGTAGTAATTCTATGTCAGTCAATATACTTAGATTCCTGGATCCAAAGTGTGTTTCTCGCAGACCCTCTGATTCCTATCCAGTCCCTTCCATCCTTTTGGAAATGTATTAGTTCATAATGTTCGGTTTATTTTTATACTGTTTTAGTGAGAGGCTTCGATTagtgctattattattattattattaatatttaagcTTATATGGATTGGCTATATTTCGATTGATGCTATAGAGGTGTAATGGTTACAAAGTGCT
The Hippoglossus stenolepis isolate QCI-W04-F060 chromosome 7, HSTE1.2, whole genome shotgun sequence genome window above contains:
- the mcts1 gene encoding malignant T-cell-amplified sequence 1; amino-acid sequence: MFKKFDEKENVSNCIQLKTSVIKDIKKQLLNQFPDIESWLNHIMPKKDPVKIVRCHEHIEILTVNGELLFFRQRDGPFYPTLRLLHKYPFILPHQQVDKGAIKFVLSGANIMCPGLTSPGAKLYPSEATTVVAIMAEGKQHALCVGVMKMSAESIEKVNKGIGIENVHYLNDGLWHMKTYK
- the c1galt1c1 gene encoding C1GALT1-specific chaperone 1, whose product is MVSEGSSFMKGMSMGGLFCLVLSLLSSFSPSPKTSTEEHHHHHHVKAPSKDELKELSDAQMQELSKQVQVYCVVMVQPKLIVYWAAALDTWSKHCDKSVFYTSEDSKALEAVDLNEKDDWARLRKALKHAYENAGDLRWFFLAQPTTFAIIENLKYLVLTKDPSEPFYLGNVMKSGELEYVDYESGIVLSYEALKRLVHVLQDEDKCPERGRALWKMNDDKQLAVCLKYTGVFAENGEDTHGKGLFNSKSVHTLISDSMKENPNNVLEGCCSDMAVTFTGMSPGQMQVMMFGVYRLRPYGHDFQDALAFYPPEGSDND